One segment of Vibrio gazogenes DNA contains the following:
- a CDS encoding ATP-dependent zinc protease family protein has protein sequence MNEKIMIGWRETLSLPDLGIPAINAKIDTGAKTSCLHAFKVKAFKKEGVQWVRFWLHPRQKDDSEIVICEAPVIDRRIVRNSGGYEEKRYVIRTEIKIGTEQWPVDITLTNRENMAFRMLLGRTAMRPKIIVDPDASFLLTSGDNV, from the coding sequence ATGAATGAAAAAATTATGATTGGCTGGAGAGAGACTCTCAGTCTCCCAGACTTAGGAATTCCCGCGATCAATGCCAAGATCGATACTGGCGCAAAGACATCGTGTCTCCACGCATTTAAAGTGAAAGCCTTCAAAAAAGAAGGCGTACAATGGGTGCGATTCTGGTTACATCCCCGTCAAAAGGACGATTCGGAAATTGTCATTTGCGAAGCGCCAGTGATCGATCGACGTATCGTTAGAAACTCCGGTGGCTATGAGGAAAAGCGTTATGTAATCCGCACAGAGATCAAGATTGGTACGGAGCAATGGCCGGTCGATATTACACTGACCAATCGTGAAAATATGGCATTCCGAATGTTACTAGGCCGGACAGCGATGCGCCCAAAAATTATCGTTGATCCGGATGCATCATTTCTACTGACCTCTGGTGATAACGTATGA
- the rimK gene encoding 30S ribosomal protein S6--L-glutamate ligase codes for MKIGILSRNSSLYSTQRLIEACKERGHDYKVIDALRCYMNINSEKPEIHFKGEQLSEFNAIIPRIGASVTFYGTAVLRQFEMMGVYPVNESVAISRSRDKLRSMQLLSRKGIGMPITGFASKPDDIKDLLNMVGGAPVVIKLLEGTQGIGVVLAENRKAAESVIEAFMGLKANIMVQEYVKEAGGADIRCFVIGDKVIASMKRQGAEGEFRSNLHRGGTATLIKISPQERKTAIDAAKIMGLNVAGVDLLRSARGPLVMEVNSSPGLEGIEKATGKDIAGMIIEFVEKNALLKTTRTRGRG; via the coding sequence ATGAAAATTGGCATTCTTTCGAGAAACAGCTCGCTTTATTCAACTCAGCGACTGATTGAAGCGTGTAAAGAGCGGGGACATGACTACAAAGTGATCGATGCCTTACGCTGTTACATGAATATCAACTCAGAAAAACCAGAAATTCACTTTAAAGGAGAACAGTTGTCTGAGTTTAACGCCATCATTCCACGTATCGGTGCCTCTGTGACCTTTTACGGCACCGCAGTCTTACGTCAGTTTGAAATGATGGGGGTTTATCCGGTCAATGAATCTGTCGCAATCAGTCGTTCCAGAGACAAACTTCGTTCCATGCAATTACTGTCCAGAAAAGGCATTGGTATGCCGATCACCGGATTTGCCAGCAAACCCGATGATATTAAGGACTTATTAAACATGGTTGGCGGAGCGCCGGTTGTGATCAAACTTCTTGAAGGAACACAAGGAATTGGCGTCGTTTTAGCAGAAAACCGCAAAGCTGCGGAAAGTGTGATTGAAGCCTTTATGGGGCTCAAAGCAAACATTATGGTGCAAGAATACGTGAAGGAAGCCGGTGGTGCTGATATCCGCTGTTTTGTGATCGGTGATAAAGTCATTGCATCAATGAAGCGTCAAGGCGCTGAAGGCGAGTTTCGTTCAAATCTGCACCGTGGCGGGACAGCAACACTGATCAAGATTTCTCCTCAAGAAAGAAAAACAGCCATTGATGCAGCAAAGATTATGGGACTCAATGTTGCCGGTGTTGACCTACTCCGCTCTGCTCGTGGCCCACTGGTGATGGAAGTCAATTCATCTCCCGGTTTAGAAGGTATTGAGAAAGCGACAGGTAAAGATATCGCAGGCATGATCATTGAATTTGTCGAGAAGAATGCGCTTTTGAAAACAACAAGAACACGGGGACGAGGATAA